One segment of Manihot esculenta cultivar AM560-2 chromosome 4, M.esculenta_v8, whole genome shotgun sequence DNA contains the following:
- the LOC110613799 gene encoding BTB/POZ domain-containing protein At3g44820 isoform X1, producing the protein MAPAGKVTGFHKEGNDWFCNAGLPSDITFIVDGINFHLHKFPLVSRCGKIERICEESLGKSFTTALEDFPGGPDTFLIAVKFCYGMRAELTPRNIVNVSCAADYLEMTDEYGEDNLLSKSESFLHKNVLRNWKDCILALQSCDPFTPRAEKLQIVSKCLNALSMMVCTDPSLFGWPMMMYGRLQSPGGSILWNGINTGARIRSTESDWWFEDISYLSVGLFEKLIHTMETRGIRPESLVGAIMYYARKYLPGLGRWQSGQSGKTRTVASFSLTPAAVDQKVLLEAIEKLLPEKKGKSFCRFLLGLLRVALILGVKQACKDSLERRIGMQLEMATLDALLIPTYSDSDTLYDTDCMERIVHHFMTSESRVTSFSPSLDLETSPSSEPLRKVAKLMDNYIAEVASDVNLKPMKIRSLADALPESSRPLHDGLYRALDIYFKAHPWLSEREKEELCNVIDYQKLSIDACAHASQNERLPLRIVLQVLFFEQMQLRTALAGCLHVLDTESAPAGHMMVPADVAGQIVQRDGWATVVRENQVLKVDMENMRSRVGELEEEFGKIKQEMKRVTKSHSSLSSPRMVARKIGCKLLPRSSDAEPDTIDSTGPTPRASIEQPRSSRHSRHRKSFSLF; encoded by the exons ATGGCCCCTGCAGGGAAAGTTACTGGGTTTCATAAAGAGGGCAATGACTG GTTCTGTAATGCAGGGTTGCCAAGTGATATAACTTTTATTGTGGATGGCATAAACTTCCATCTCCATAAG TTTCCACTAGTATCAAGATGTGGGAAGATAGAACGGATATGTGAAGAATCATTGGGAAAGTCTTTTACCACAGCCCTTGAAGACTTCCCTGGTGGTCCTGACACTTTCCTGATTGCAGTAAAATTTTGCTATGGCATGCGGGCAGAACTGACACCAAGAAACATAGTAAATGTATCTTGTGCAGCAGACTACCTTGAAATGACAGATGAGTATGGGGAAGATAACTTGCTGTCCAAATCAGAGAGTTTCCTCCACAAGAATGTACTTCGCAACTGGAAGGACTGTATATTGGCTCTTCAGAGTTGTGATCCATTTACACCAAGGGCAGAAAAGCTCCAGATAGTTAGCAAATGTTTGAATGCTTTGTCTATGATGGTCTGCACAGATCCTAGTTTATTTGGGTGGCCCATGATGATGTATGGTAGGTTACAGAGCCCTGGTGGTAGCATCTTGTGGAATGGAATAAACACTGGTGCAAGAATCCGAAGCACAGAGTCCGACTGGTGGTTTGAAGACATCTCTTACCTTAGTGTAGGTTTGTTTGAAAAACTAATTCATACAATGGAGACGAGAGGTATTAGACCTGAAAGTCTTGTGGGTGCAATTATGTACTATGCCAGGAAGTATCTACCAGGTCTCGGCCGGTGGCAGAGTGGACAAAGTGGCAAAACTAGAACTGTTGCCAGTTTCAGCTTGACACCTGCTGCTGTTGATCAGAAGGTTTTATTGGAAGCCATCGAGAAGCTTCTCCCAGAAAAGAAAGGGAAATCCTTCTGCCGTTTTTTACTGGGACTTCTTCGTGTCGCATTGATTTTGGGTGTCAAACAAGCATGTAAGGATTCTTTAGAGAGGAGAATAGGGATGCAACTGGAAATGGCAACCCTGGATGCTCTTCTTATTCCTACTTACTCAGATTCTGATACTTTATATGATACTGACTGCATGGAACGTATCGTCCATCACTTCATGACTTCAGAATCAAGGGTAACATCATTTTCTCCATCCTTGGACCTGGAAACGTCACCATCTTCTGAACCATTAAGAAAGGTTGCAAAATTGATGGACAACTATATTGCGGAGGTTGCTTCTGATGTAAATTTGAAACCCATGAAAATACGTTCCCTTGCAGATGCTCTTCCAGAATCCTCAAGACCATTGCATGACGGGCTATACAGAGCGTTGGATATATATTTCAAG GCTCATCCTTGGCTGTCTGAGAGAGAGAAGGAAGAACTTTGCAATGTTATTGACTACCAGAAACTCTCCATTGATGCATGTGCCCATGCTTCTCAGAATGAAAGATTACCACTTAGAATTGTTCTTCAAGTCCTGTTCTTTGAGCAGATGCAGTTGAGAACTGCTCTTGCTGGCTGTCTCCATGTCTTGGACACTGAAAGCGCCCCTGCAGGTCACATGATGGTCCCAGCTGACGTGGCAGGACAAATTGTTCAGAGAGATGGGTGGGCAACTGTCGTGCGTGAAAACCAGGTCTTAAAGGTAGATATGGAAAATATGAGATCTAGAGTTGGGGAGCTTGAAGAAGAATTTGGCAAAATAAAACAAGAGATGAAGCGGGTGACAAAATCACATAGCTCTCTTAGTTCCCCTCGCATGGTTGCTAGGAAAATTGGGTGCAAGCTTCTTCCACGATCCTCAGACGCCGAACCAGATACCATTGACAGCACTGGACCCACTCCTAGAGCATCAATTGAGCAACCACGTTCTTCCCGGCATTCTAGACATAGGAAAAGTTTCTCTTTGTTTTGA
- the LOC110613799 gene encoding BTB/POZ domain-containing protein At3g44820 isoform X3, with product MSVQFPLVSRCGKIERICEESLGKSFTTALEDFPGGPDTFLIAVKFCYGMRAELTPRNIVNVSCAADYLEMTDEYGEDNLLSKSESFLHKNVLRNWKDCILALQSCDPFTPRAEKLQIVSKCLNALSMMVCTDPSLFGWPMMMYGRLQSPGGSILWNGINTGARIRSTESDWWFEDISYLSVGLFEKLIHTMETRGIRPESLVGAIMYYARKYLPGLGRWQSGQSGKTRTVASFSLTPAAVDQKVLLEAIEKLLPEKKGKSFCRFLLGLLRVALILGVKQACKDSLERRIGMQLEMATLDALLIPTYSDSDTLYDTDCMERIVHHFMTSESRVTSFSPSLDLETSPSSEPLRKVAKLMDNYIAEVASDVNLKPMKIRSLADALPESSRPLHDGLYRALDIYFKAHPWLSEREKEELCNVIDYQKLSIDACAHASQNERLPLRIVLQVLFFEQMQLRTALAGCLHVLDTESAPAGHMMVPADVAGQIVQRDGWATVVRENQVLKVDMENMRSRVGELEEEFGKIKQEMKRVTKSHSSLSSPRMVARKIGCKLLPRSSDAEPDTIDSTGPTPRASIEQPRSSRHSRHRKSFSLF from the exons ATGTCTGTCCAGTTTCCACTAGTATCAAGATGTGGGAAGATAGAACGGATATGTGAAGAATCATTGGGAAAGTCTTTTACCACAGCCCTTGAAGACTTCCCTGGTGGTCCTGACACTTTCCTGATTGCAGTAAAATTTTGCTATGGCATGCGGGCAGAACTGACACCAAGAAACATAGTAAATGTATCTTGTGCAGCAGACTACCTTGAAATGACAGATGAGTATGGGGAAGATAACTTGCTGTCCAAATCAGAGAGTTTCCTCCACAAGAATGTACTTCGCAACTGGAAGGACTGTATATTGGCTCTTCAGAGTTGTGATCCATTTACACCAAGGGCAGAAAAGCTCCAGATAGTTAGCAAATGTTTGAATGCTTTGTCTATGATGGTCTGCACAGATCCTAGTTTATTTGGGTGGCCCATGATGATGTATGGTAGGTTACAGAGCCCTGGTGGTAGCATCTTGTGGAATGGAATAAACACTGGTGCAAGAATCCGAAGCACAGAGTCCGACTGGTGGTTTGAAGACATCTCTTACCTTAGTGTAGGTTTGTTTGAAAAACTAATTCATACAATGGAGACGAGAGGTATTAGACCTGAAAGTCTTGTGGGTGCAATTATGTACTATGCCAGGAAGTATCTACCAGGTCTCGGCCGGTGGCAGAGTGGACAAAGTGGCAAAACTAGAACTGTTGCCAGTTTCAGCTTGACACCTGCTGCTGTTGATCAGAAGGTTTTATTGGAAGCCATCGAGAAGCTTCTCCCAGAAAAGAAAGGGAAATCCTTCTGCCGTTTTTTACTGGGACTTCTTCGTGTCGCATTGATTTTGGGTGTCAAACAAGCATGTAAGGATTCTTTAGAGAGGAGAATAGGGATGCAACTGGAAATGGCAACCCTGGATGCTCTTCTTATTCCTACTTACTCAGATTCTGATACTTTATATGATACTGACTGCATGGAACGTATCGTCCATCACTTCATGACTTCAGAATCAAGGGTAACATCATTTTCTCCATCCTTGGACCTGGAAACGTCACCATCTTCTGAACCATTAAGAAAGGTTGCAAAATTGATGGACAACTATATTGCGGAGGTTGCTTCTGATGTAAATTTGAAACCCATGAAAATACGTTCCCTTGCAGATGCTCTTCCAGAATCCTCAAGACCATTGCATGACGGGCTATACAGAGCGTTGGATATATATTTCAAG GCTCATCCTTGGCTGTCTGAGAGAGAGAAGGAAGAACTTTGCAATGTTATTGACTACCAGAAACTCTCCATTGATGCATGTGCCCATGCTTCTCAGAATGAAAGATTACCACTTAGAATTGTTCTTCAAGTCCTGTTCTTTGAGCAGATGCAGTTGAGAACTGCTCTTGCTGGCTGTCTCCATGTCTTGGACACTGAAAGCGCCCCTGCAGGTCACATGATGGTCCCAGCTGACGTGGCAGGACAAATTGTTCAGAGAGATGGGTGGGCAACTGTCGTGCGTGAAAACCAGGTCTTAAAGGTAGATATGGAAAATATGAGATCTAGAGTTGGGGAGCTTGAAGAAGAATTTGGCAAAATAAAACAAGAGATGAAGCGGGTGACAAAATCACATAGCTCTCTTAGTTCCCCTCGCATGGTTGCTAGGAAAATTGGGTGCAAGCTTCTTCCACGATCCTCAGACGCCGAACCAGATACCATTGACAGCACTGGACCCACTCCTAGAGCATCAATTGAGCAACCACGTTCTTCCCGGCATTCTAGACATAGGAAAAGTTTCTCTTTGTTTTGA
- the LOC110613799 gene encoding BTB/POZ domain-containing protein At3g44820 isoform X2, which produces MPYRFCNAGLPSDITFIVDGINFHLHKFPLVSRCGKIERICEESLGKSFTTALEDFPGGPDTFLIAVKFCYGMRAELTPRNIVNVSCAADYLEMTDEYGEDNLLSKSESFLHKNVLRNWKDCILALQSCDPFTPRAEKLQIVSKCLNALSMMVCTDPSLFGWPMMMYGRLQSPGGSILWNGINTGARIRSTESDWWFEDISYLSVGLFEKLIHTMETRGIRPESLVGAIMYYARKYLPGLGRWQSGQSGKTRTVASFSLTPAAVDQKVLLEAIEKLLPEKKGKSFCRFLLGLLRVALILGVKQACKDSLERRIGMQLEMATLDALLIPTYSDSDTLYDTDCMERIVHHFMTSESRVTSFSPSLDLETSPSSEPLRKVAKLMDNYIAEVASDVNLKPMKIRSLADALPESSRPLHDGLYRALDIYFKAHPWLSEREKEELCNVIDYQKLSIDACAHASQNERLPLRIVLQVLFFEQMQLRTALAGCLHVLDTESAPAGHMMVPADVAGQIVQRDGWATVVRENQVLKVDMENMRSRVGELEEEFGKIKQEMKRVTKSHSSLSSPRMVARKIGCKLLPRSSDAEPDTIDSTGPTPRASIEQPRSSRHSRHRKSFSLF; this is translated from the exons ATGCCTTATAG GTTCTGTAATGCAGGGTTGCCAAGTGATATAACTTTTATTGTGGATGGCATAAACTTCCATCTCCATAAG TTTCCACTAGTATCAAGATGTGGGAAGATAGAACGGATATGTGAAGAATCATTGGGAAAGTCTTTTACCACAGCCCTTGAAGACTTCCCTGGTGGTCCTGACACTTTCCTGATTGCAGTAAAATTTTGCTATGGCATGCGGGCAGAACTGACACCAAGAAACATAGTAAATGTATCTTGTGCAGCAGACTACCTTGAAATGACAGATGAGTATGGGGAAGATAACTTGCTGTCCAAATCAGAGAGTTTCCTCCACAAGAATGTACTTCGCAACTGGAAGGACTGTATATTGGCTCTTCAGAGTTGTGATCCATTTACACCAAGGGCAGAAAAGCTCCAGATAGTTAGCAAATGTTTGAATGCTTTGTCTATGATGGTCTGCACAGATCCTAGTTTATTTGGGTGGCCCATGATGATGTATGGTAGGTTACAGAGCCCTGGTGGTAGCATCTTGTGGAATGGAATAAACACTGGTGCAAGAATCCGAAGCACAGAGTCCGACTGGTGGTTTGAAGACATCTCTTACCTTAGTGTAGGTTTGTTTGAAAAACTAATTCATACAATGGAGACGAGAGGTATTAGACCTGAAAGTCTTGTGGGTGCAATTATGTACTATGCCAGGAAGTATCTACCAGGTCTCGGCCGGTGGCAGAGTGGACAAAGTGGCAAAACTAGAACTGTTGCCAGTTTCAGCTTGACACCTGCTGCTGTTGATCAGAAGGTTTTATTGGAAGCCATCGAGAAGCTTCTCCCAGAAAAGAAAGGGAAATCCTTCTGCCGTTTTTTACTGGGACTTCTTCGTGTCGCATTGATTTTGGGTGTCAAACAAGCATGTAAGGATTCTTTAGAGAGGAGAATAGGGATGCAACTGGAAATGGCAACCCTGGATGCTCTTCTTATTCCTACTTACTCAGATTCTGATACTTTATATGATACTGACTGCATGGAACGTATCGTCCATCACTTCATGACTTCAGAATCAAGGGTAACATCATTTTCTCCATCCTTGGACCTGGAAACGTCACCATCTTCTGAACCATTAAGAAAGGTTGCAAAATTGATGGACAACTATATTGCGGAGGTTGCTTCTGATGTAAATTTGAAACCCATGAAAATACGTTCCCTTGCAGATGCTCTTCCAGAATCCTCAAGACCATTGCATGACGGGCTATACAGAGCGTTGGATATATATTTCAAG GCTCATCCTTGGCTGTCTGAGAGAGAGAAGGAAGAACTTTGCAATGTTATTGACTACCAGAAACTCTCCATTGATGCATGTGCCCATGCTTCTCAGAATGAAAGATTACCACTTAGAATTGTTCTTCAAGTCCTGTTCTTTGAGCAGATGCAGTTGAGAACTGCTCTTGCTGGCTGTCTCCATGTCTTGGACACTGAAAGCGCCCCTGCAGGTCACATGATGGTCCCAGCTGACGTGGCAGGACAAATTGTTCAGAGAGATGGGTGGGCAACTGTCGTGCGTGAAAACCAGGTCTTAAAGGTAGATATGGAAAATATGAGATCTAGAGTTGGGGAGCTTGAAGAAGAATTTGGCAAAATAAAACAAGAGATGAAGCGGGTGACAAAATCACATAGCTCTCTTAGTTCCCCTCGCATGGTTGCTAGGAAAATTGGGTGCAAGCTTCTTCCACGATCCTCAGACGCCGAACCAGATACCATTGACAGCACTGGACCCACTCCTAGAGCATCAATTGAGCAACCACGTTCTTCCCGGCATTCTAGACATAGGAAAAGTTTCTCTTTGTTTTGA